From the genome of Tenrec ecaudatus isolate mTenEca1 chromosome 1, mTenEca1.hap1, whole genome shotgun sequence:
TACAAATTCACTTGCATACACCAGTCAAGTAGGCGCTAACCACAATTATCAGCTTAAACAAAAGTACTCTGCGGAGGCATCCCCATTTCAAAACTGATTTGGTGACAGACTTCACTCAGGCATTCTTTGCCATAATACAAATAATAAATCAACTCAACGTAGCCTCTATTCTAAATTCAAGTAATTTTTAAGAGTGAAGTCACACCAAAAAATACTGAGTTCCAAATTTATCTCTTCAACTATGGTATTTTCCTGTTTAGGCACCCAACCATCAGAATAAGAAACTAACTCAACTGTATTTGTCTACTAATATGAAAGAAACCCACATCAAACGGCCCATTTCCAGACTCATCTAAATAGCCCATCTTGTCTGAGGATAATGTTAACAGATTcttctgcattaaaaaaaaatcagacaatATAAAACAGAAACACATGTTCTCAATTGCTAATTCCCCTTAATGACTTTTAAAGCTTTGGGTTTCACATACAGTGTCATTTGCCAGTGCACATCCTGCAGATTTCTGAAGAATTACAATAAGCTTATCTGCAAAGGAAGCCGGTTTCGTCTTCTGTAATCAATCTCTCAATACATCTGGAACATATTACACATATTACCAAAGGGCTATCTACATCACAGATGCCCCACCACTACAAAGTGTACTGTTATTAGGTTAAAAGCAGACTTAGTACCTTAACCAAATGGCACCTGACCCAAATTCTAGCATGCAATACGATCTACTAACCAAAAGCTACGCTTTCATGGGTGAATGAAATTTCAAATTATTGAAACCTCTGATGCTTTAGCCCATGTATCAATTACCAACAGATTTTCTTCATCAATGTCTGGAGACCACATTCAAGATTTCTATAAGACAGAAATAAAGCAGGTAAACTATACTGTATACTGCATGTTGAATACCGAATCTGTGGGAAATAATGCTGCAAATGAAAACTACAAATAATGCCAAgactatattttttaaaatgtctttttgaCTACACAGTTAGCACCTTGGTATACCAATTACACtgtggagcaggggtcctcaaaccggGTGTTTTTGTCCCGCTTTGTTttttccagtgtgcataggaatttgttcatattttttttaaactatagtctggccctccaacaggtctgagggacagtgaaaagtttgaggacccctgctgtagagTGTATGAGAATAACTAGCATTAAATcaagcaaaaataaaattaatttttctctcATTCCATGGTGAGAGCCCAACTTGCCTTTTCAGGTCAGCTATTTCGGCCACATTTAGCAAGCCTGACCACACGTTGCTGAAGTCCAGGATTTTTTTGTACCTAAGAGGGGGTTTCCTGGAATAGACTTTTGGGGGCAGTCCTAGGCCTTCTGGGATAGCTAGTCACCAAGGCATAAAATCCCTAACTATTCCAGTTCACAGATGCCAGCATTTCTAGTCTGTTCAACTCTAAGACTTTCAAATTGGAAAATCTTATTAGGGAGTCATTCTAATACACAGTTCAAAAGTAAAAAACAGCTAATTAGAGCTTCTTGATGGTAGTTTACCCAGAGTATTCCCATTAGATGCCCATGGAACACTTACCTCAAACTTCACATCGTTATTTGGTACTGTTGTTCCACTGTTTGCTTCTTTAGCTCCAGGTAACGTTCTGAGACTAGCTGGCAAGGCAAGGTTAGTGATTCCTAAAGCTTTCGCTGCATTGGCCTTTGCGATTTCTAACAGCTCCATCCGATCTGCAAAAAAACAGCAAAAATTTCATCAGCGCTAATAGAGATTTGCGCTCAAGTTTTACGCACAATTAACATGCCCATTTTTATATAGTACATGCGTGAAGATAACGTCTATATAACAAGTGCCCTTTAAATGTCAACAACTAACCTTTATGAACTAGGTATTTCTCTTCAAGCTAGTACCCCTAAACTTccggcttgtttttgttttgctaacAGACTTTTATCACACACAAGAACTCCAAGTCAACAGCCACACTACAtacagggcagcgtagaactgtccctgtgagtttctgaggctgtaaattccTTAGAGGTAGGAAGCCCTAACTTTCCACCCCAGAGCGACTGGTGGTGTCTAAGTAACCAATATTTAGTTACTTAGCAGCCAAATGCCTGACCACCAGCGCTGTTCCTATCACTGGACAGCACCCGAACGCGGGCCGTGCCAACGGGGCACGGAAGGTCAGCTTTAGATGAGGCACCTGGGGCAGCTGACAAGCCCTGCCTGGCCTTACAGGGTAGGGTGGCTGGGAATCAGGAAGCAGCTCAACCCCAAATCAGACTGTGGGTGGTGTTGAAACGCTCATTAGCTAAGCAGCCACCCGCGCCCAAAACAAAGGCAGCCGGCTGACGCGCGGGCCCCCGCGGCAGGCCGGCAGAGGAGATGCGCGCGCGGCGTGCCCTACCTTTCTCGGTGAGGCGGAGCGGGGTTCGGCTCCGGGACCTGGTGCGCGAGCGCTCGCGCGCGTGCCGGCGCTCTTCGGGGTAGCCGGTGCGGCCGAAGCCGTAGTAGCGAGGGCGCCGCGCCagcgccggggccggggccggccgGTACGACGCCCTGCCGCGAGCGCGGGACCCGGAGCGGGAGCGCGGGCGGCGGCGCGGCGGGGAGCGGCGGGCGCGGCGCGAGGCCTCGCGGCGGCGCGCGGGAGAGCGGCGGCTTCGGGGGCGCGACCGGCTCCGCGAGTAGGAGCGCGAGTAGCGCCGGCACTTGCGCTGGTGGCGCCGCCGGGCGCGGGACCGGGACCGGGACCTGTCCCTCCTCCGGGGCCGGCTGCGACTGCGGGACGGCGACCGCGTGGAGGCGCGCGTGCGGGAGCTCCCGGAAGACGGGCTGGGGGAACGCGAGGACGACTGGCGGCTGGAACGGCTGGTGGCGGGCGATTCCTTCTGCGGCGAGCCCGGCCACAGGTCGTTCACGTAGTTCGACATCTCCGCCGCGGGGGCAGCGATCCCTTCCCGGAAACGCGGGCGGCCCTGAAAAGCAGCGGAGCCAAAGGTGAGGCCGGAAGCCTGTCAGCGAGCAGCTTCGGCCCGCCTCCCGGAAGCGGCCTCGCCCCGCTCCCCGAGGCGCGGCCGGGCCCGACGGAAACTGTAAACACCGGCTAGTGACCCCGCACTCCCGCGCGAAAGATCGGCTCCCCGCCAGCCacggccccccccgccccccgggctAGCGCTGGGGCAGGGACGGCAACGTTCCTGCCGCTTCCTGCTGCGACAATGGGGCCCACCAGACCACCAGCACACTTACTTACCACAGCCGTCGACAGCTCCCTCAAGACGGAGAGAAAGGCCCAAAGGGCGACTTTCTGTCGAAGTTTAATGCGAAAGGCTCGTTAGCGACACGAACTTCCGACCACAGCTTCACGACCTCAAGCTTCGGCGTCCTGAGGAGAATTGCGCGCTGAGATCACAGGCGCGCTATAAAGCCCTAGGAGCCAGCGCTTTGAGCATGCGCGGTGACGTTTCCGTGGTGGGCGTGGCTTCTTTCATCCAACCGCCGtccttctctcctcccctccccctccctagcCCCGCCTCCTATTAGTGCGGCTAGAGTGCGCATGAGCAACTCAGCGGCGACCGGCCGGGCAGCTCTCCTACCTCTTGTTGACGACCGGAGGTTATTCTCTCGACTGACACTTAAGGGAAATTGGGGCGGCTCCACGTGGCGATGCACTGGACTCCGAATTTGGCACACGGGCTGGTTCGGACACAGGTGCCAGACAGAGTGGAAGGGGGCGAAGAAGGGCCGCAGTCTAGGGCTCGGGGCCTGTGAATGGCAGGTGCTGACAAGCTCATGGCCGCAGCCCTCCGCATGGCTTGATCTGTGAAGCCCGGTCCGGAGCGCCctttgggacagggagaactgccccctgtgggtttccaaggaagAACTTGGGGAAGTTTACCAAGCTGTAAATCTGAAAACCAGCGATTAGAAAGCCTTGCCTGGAATGCTACCGACAAGGAAGTCCCTCAGTGGGCACTTCCTCCTCCGCTGTGTCCAGCCCGAAGCCCCGGAATTCGCAAGATccttgaaaatatttattttttacattttattaggggctcatacaactcttattacaatccatacatatacatacatcaattgtataaagcacagccgtacattctttgccctaatcattttcaaatcatttgctctccacttaagccctttgtatcaagttctctttttttaaaaaaatatatttttaagggtctttggttttgtttttctacttcCTTGTTTCAGCAAGTAAGGGTAAGGAAGGGAGGAGTCGAATACAAAACGGGAAGGGAATCAAAACTGAGTGTTCTTCCTCATTAAAACGAAGCTTAAACGAGCAATAATTAatgctttttttatttttcagcGCCTTTGGTTGATTGAGGATCCGAAGTTTCATTGGCTTTCTCCAGATTAAcagcctagactctacccctacactctcaatcctcaaattgacaccagattaggtgactaccacagaccaccctttgTCAATTTAAATTTCACATAactagccgtatataattttcaaacaataacaaaatcatatctgtacttaatagataaaactaaaaagtatacaattcaatatgtgccacacattaaaaaaatcctaTGCCtagcaattgcagttaagtaacaccaataccttaatcctataatcctataacTATATTCCCCCacttatgaaagtttgtaagccaaccactttatgcctttattcccccctttgggtatccaatttctatattgcccacttacatcaacccagtgctctgagaaaacaatcatattctttgacgtgaagaatcttcattccacttGGAACCTTGTAAAGTCTGCAtctataagcaaagtcaaatcaggacaggccatccataaagtcaacaatatgcaccagttcacaggctcaaaaatctcttcatctggccaggttctggtcaactcaatgtggggtgCCTCTCTTAGCCTCACCAAGGGTGTTCATTGGTCACCTTACCTTAGGCCAtgaccccatcacaaattctcaacaaccctagccgcTTGTGTTAGGTCATgagcttcagaccagtcaacccactctcattttctctagttcctgtaaaccaggtccacggatgtcagtggccaaactcaatcgtctctttattgctgcatttctcccactgccACTCAATGAGtgaatccaggtggtcacctagcaagccttTTAGCCTGCCCACAGGTTTCCTTTAACGCTCAGTCctaaggagttttcttcatggttccagattttttccagcttctgacaaaaaccactagagttcaaacttcaaatccaaagagttcctttttagttgttttaaaTCTTCAATCCGTCTAACTTGCCcaggcaagtctcttggaatgcgAATGTCCAGAGTACTCCAAAGTACTGGTGGGGcttatcttctcagagccttcttttcaggtgtggcctaaacccatctaaagatcaaattaatgGCTTGAGGCAAGTGGGTTTatgagctctctattttcatacttcccagtaaacatttctatcaatcattaataTCAAtactaataaaaaagaaaatcagtataaacaaagtataaTCAGatgctaaactcaattcttaaaacagtcaagttcaatccttatttagcttatctaaatccttatctaaactattctattcgatttatataaaaatatgggattaggcctcttgAGAGTATCAAGCCAGAGTCAGaaggccattttgaccttctatcagccattttctttaagcagcatggtttctgatAAATTCAAATGGCTATTTCTATCTCCAAACTCAAAATAAACATTAACATTAATTTTtatcatttcacacaggaataaccaaagactacaaccaaacaaaataaagctttaacttcccatattctttccagaaaacaactcagTAAACTGCAAGAATAtatgacttctggctagccaaagatgaAATACTACTATGAAGGAGAGACTCACTACTAAGAGTCAAACAAACAttgactctccatctttatgatttgtttctccaggacCCCACTCCCCAGGTACCAtaacgtgttagtctgggtagaccagagaaactaatccacgaacacatatgtgtataagaaagagatttataatcAAGAGAgagtgaacattgagaaaacatcccagtccggtccagatcaagtccataagtccaatattagcccatatttctgatatcaatctataaagtcctcttcaagctcatgcaatgacgccgaatgtaaaagatcacaagccagtgggtagaaagtctttggatgcagtgacactgtaagcatctcagcgctggcagcggtctctctgtggcttctctgggttCCGAGGTGGAGTTGctttcatgtggcttgtcttctgcaaggcCTCCCAGGAAGTgtcagagagagggaggtgtctcccgcctcctagaaggaagtgccagatttcccaggattctcagaaggccatgcccacagaagtctcattggctatatccaggttgatagcctagactccacccctacactcttaatcctcaaattgacaccagattaagtaaCTACAACACCATCCCTGAACATAGGTGCATCAAATTGACAAAAATTTAAGCAACATGTGCGTGTACTACAAAAATGTCATTACATACCATATTAAGTACTATAAAATCAAGGAAAATATTGTCCGTAATGAACCCTTCTGCTGAAGAAATGTTGAACAAAAGCACAAGAAACAAGGTCAGACATGGCATTGACAATGGTGGTTTCTATGGGATGCTGGGAATTAAAACCAGATTGGAGTGAGCTCATTTAAAATGGGCAAGAGACTCTCAAGACAAGGTTTAGAGAGGGTTTTTATAAACATGAAATTCACCTTTTGAAAGTATAATAAAAAAATCCCTGTACAGTCCAGAAGTTTTTAGTATATTcacaagattgtataatcatcacacgACCATTTCTTTCATTCCCAAAAGAAATTTCCTGTAGCAATCATGTCCTCTTCCTATTACCTTAGAGGTGCTATGAGTTAAGCATCTGACTGTTAATGACaacgtcagcaattcaaacccatcaactgctctgaaggaaaaggatgaggctatcagttcccatgaagatttagtctcagaaattctacggagcagttccactctgtccagtagggttgccacatgtcagaatcaactatggcagtgggtttttggtttggtgtcAACCACTAATTATCAATTTGCCTAATCTGGATATATTATATAAAAGGAATCATGTAATATATGGCCTTTTATTAATTGCTTCTTTTATTTAGAATAAAGTTCATCAATTTTGAAGTATTGTAATATACTTCTTTTATGTCTGAATGATATGCTATATGGGTATAGCACATTGATACATTTTTCAGTTAACAGGCATTTGGGTCATTTCTACTTTCAAACTCATATAATGTTCTATAAGcattcatgtacaagtttttGTGTGAACATGTTCTAAATTCTCTGGAGTACACACTTCAGAATGGAATTACTGAGTCATGCACCTGAATGGCCTCCACAGCAGAtacactatcacaaaacctcGTCTGCCAACGAGGGTTACAATTTCTCTATCTCCTCATCAAAATGTGTTATTTTCCCTAATAACAAGGAGcacaaaacagaagaaaatgttctaaaattgactgtgttgAAGACTGTCGTCATATCAATTCTTCtcgatataattgaactattgacttgtataagtgaattacatgccaataaaacctttattcatgtatatatttattgatttatctatttatttatttttattaagggctcatacaactcttatcacagttcatacatacgccaattgtgtaaagcacatttgcacattcattgccctcatcattctcaaaacatttgctctccacctaaacccctggcatcagctcctcattttttcccttccctcctcactctcccctccctcatgaacccttgataatttataaattattattttgtcatatcttgcccttgtccgatgtctcccttcacccacttttctgttgtccacaccccatggaggaggtcatatgtagatccttgtaatcggttccccctttccaacccaccctcccaaaccaataaaacttttaatacaaaacaaaacatttgttattttcccCTTTTAAAAACGTAAAGCCTTCCTGTGGGTGTTGAAgttagaggagagagagagagaatgaaggaATGCAAAGAAGCCTCAGGCTGGTGGCTAGAGAAAGTCTGgatcaagtttgtttgttttaagagacTATATTAGCGCATGTTTGTTTGAAAAGGCTTCATAAAGTCTGTGGGAAATGGCATCAGTTTTTCATCATGTTTTCCTGTGAACTTTTTGGATTCCCTTCATACACTGATGAAACTAATCCAGTAGTGTGGGGGAGGTATGAtgtttacagacatcctccctgaaggcagtcgctgccagactgctgtgTCACCCCActacaggggtgggcctgctccctgatgctggagacaatggactatttctccctgaagcttgcaaccattagcttggttcctgtgggtggggtttacaccctactgataataatTCCTATGTAGATcctgagaacagatcaaaccagctaggtgacatccaaagttaaactgccatcctaaatctaggatccgcccatcttgtcacatgtatacccccaatccctcctcttcctattgtgtgtatgccctagaccaccccctctcattgctgtataacctatagtgcaaccccttcctgtgatgtatgtctttacctgtaattagtgggtgtGCATGCGCCCAAAGGCAtgtaagcctgggttagcaatagaggccACTCTCCCTGGTTTCTCCCCACATCTCTCCTCAgttggctccctc
Proteins encoded in this window:
- the RSRP1 gene encoding arginine/serine-rich protein 1 isoform X2, producing MSNYVNDLWPGSPQKESPATSRSSRQSSSRSPSPSSGSSRTRASTRSPSRSRSRPRRRDRSRSRSRARRRHQRKCRRYSRSYSRSRSRPRSRRSPARRREASRRARRSPPRRRPRSRSGSRARGRASYRPAPAPALARRPRYYGFGRTGYPEERRHARERSRTRSRSRTPLRLTEKDRMELLEIAKANAAKALGITNLALPASLRTLPGAKEANSGTTVPNNDVKFENSGVQGAGEETSSGLPKVNKKKSPYELWLPV
- the RSRP1 gene encoding arginine/serine-rich protein 1 isoform X1, whose protein sequence is MSNYVNDLWPGSPQKESPATSRSSRQSSSRSPSPSSGSSRTRASTRSPSRSRSRPRRRDRSRSRSRARRRHQRKCRRYSRSYSRSRSRPRSRRSPARRREASRRARRSPPRRRPRSRSGSRARGRASYRPAPAPALARRPRYYGFGRTGYPEERRHARERSRTRSRSRTPLRLTEKDRMELLEIAKANAAKALGITNLALPASLRTLPGAKEANSGTTVPNNDVKFELSEKLTKDGTKSPSEKSSKQRSIAFSANVNSGVQGAGEETSSGLPKVNKKKSPYELWLPV